A window from Synechococcus sp. RSCCF101 encodes these proteins:
- a CDS encoding pyridoxal-dependent decarboxylase, producing the protein MKHDVRSPVQLDSAAPPIEGLSPFAGSGQLDRALTTFLASSSQMLCEWIAAKSDHGPLPRLSVLLDAAPEPIGRDADGLLADLRTAMEGAYQPHHPGALAHLDPPPLTSSLAAELIAAGLNNNLLAEELAPSLSRLERGVCTWMARRLGFPEGSGGVAASGGTLSTLNALVCARRRQGLQSRADAVIVASEEAHVSLAKAAAVMGLAADGLVSVPTDGEGRLCVDALSGQLAALEQTRRPVIAVVATAGTTVRGAVDPLGAIAGLCRERQLWFHIDGAIGAVFGLSRRERTRVPGLAMADSLTVNPQKLLGISKTSSLLLLRDPAWLREAFQTGLPYMEPSWGGGHGGECGLQGSRPAEVLKLWLGLRQLGLDGIEAVLRGALERRRTLERQLDATSLQIAGGPLHLLAVTPRHLPPEGAERWAEQTRRVLLERHLMLSRPHYRGRSWLKAVLGNPYTDAGLLTELAELLNRSALSS; encoded by the coding sequence ATGAAGCATGACGTGCGCTCGCCTGTGCAGCTGGACTCCGCCGCTCCTCCGATCGAAGGGCTCTCCCCCTTCGCCGGGAGCGGTCAGCTGGACCGGGCGCTCACGACCTTCCTGGCCAGCAGCAGCCAGATGCTGTGCGAGTGGATCGCCGCCAAGAGCGACCACGGCCCGTTGCCCAGGCTGAGCGTTCTTCTCGATGCGGCACCGGAACCGATCGGGAGGGATGCCGACGGCCTCCTCGCCGACCTGCGCACAGCCATGGAGGGGGCCTACCAGCCCCACCACCCTGGCGCTCTGGCCCACCTCGATCCGCCCCCTCTCACCTCGTCTCTGGCCGCGGAACTGATCGCCGCCGGTCTCAACAACAACCTGCTGGCGGAGGAACTGGCGCCCAGCCTCAGCCGCCTGGAACGCGGCGTGTGCACCTGGATGGCACGGCGACTGGGCTTTCCAGAAGGCTCCGGCGGTGTGGCCGCGAGTGGCGGCACCCTCAGCACCCTGAACGCCCTGGTCTGCGCCCGGCGCCGGCAGGGCCTGCAGAGCCGAGCGGACGCGGTCATCGTCGCCAGCGAGGAGGCCCACGTCTCCCTGGCCAAGGCCGCCGCGGTGATGGGCCTCGCCGCCGATGGCCTGGTGAGCGTGCCCACCGACGGTGAGGGCCGCCTCTGCGTCGATGCCCTGTCCGGGCAACTGGCGGCCCTGGAGCAGACCCGCCGGCCGGTGATCGCGGTGGTGGCCACCGCCGGGACCACCGTCCGTGGAGCGGTGGACCCGCTCGGGGCCATCGCCGGCCTCTGCCGGGAGCGGCAGCTCTGGTTCCACATCGATGGGGCCATCGGGGCCGTCTTCGGTCTGAGCCGGCGGGAGCGCACACGGGTCCCGGGGCTGGCCATGGCCGACTCCCTCACGGTGAACCCCCAGAAGCTGCTGGGGATCAGCAAGACCTCCTCCCTTCTGCTCCTGCGCGATCCGGCCTGGCTGAGGGAGGCCTTCCAGACCGGCCTGCCTTACATGGAACCGAGCTGGGGTGGCGGCCACGGCGGTGAATGCGGACTCCAGGGGAGCCGGCCGGCTGAGGTGCTGAAGCTCTGGCTGGGGCTGCGGCAGCTCGGGCTCGACGGCATCGAAGCCGTGCTCAGAGGGGCCCTGGAGCGCAGGCGCACCCTGGAGCGTCAGCTCGATGCCACGAGCCTGCAGATCGCGGGGGGACCGCTGCACCTGCTGGCCGTGACCCCCCGCCACCTCCCCCCCGAAGGGGCGGAGCGATGGGCCGAGCAGACCCGGCGCGTCCTGCTGGAGCGCCATCTGATGCTCTCCCGGCCTCACTACCGTGGGCGCTCCTGGCTGAAGGCCGTCCTGGGCAATCCCTACACCGATGCGGGGCTTCTGACCGAGCTGGCCGAGCTGCTCAACCGCTCGGCACTGTCGTCATGA
- the lspA gene encoding signal peptidase II: protein MNRRPDRWLLLLVAAGIVGLDQLSKHWASTELLTGGPRPWIPGLLGLRYATNTGAAFSLFTDLTHLLALLSLAVALGAVVWILQGRARRPWQGLAVAFLLGGSLGNGLDRLRLGYVVDYLEFLPVSFPIFNAADVAINLAVACFAVDLLVNRGQRSS from the coding sequence GTGAACCGGCGCCCCGACCGCTGGCTGCTCCTGCTGGTCGCGGCCGGGATCGTGGGCCTTGATCAGCTGAGCAAGCACTGGGCCTCCACCGAGCTGCTGACGGGCGGCCCCAGGCCCTGGATTCCCGGCCTTCTCGGTCTCCGTTACGCCACCAACACCGGAGCGGCCTTCAGCCTCTTCACCGATCTGACGCACCTGCTGGCGCTGCTGAGCCTGGCGGTGGCCCTCGGGGCCGTGGTCTGGATCCTGCAGGGCCGGGCCCGACGCCCCTGGCAGGGTCTGGCCGTGGCCTTCCTGCTGGGCGGCAGCCTGGGGAACGGCCTCGACAGGCTGCGGCTGGGCTACGTCGTGGACTACCTGGAGTTTCTGCCTGTCTCCTTCCCGATCTTCAATGCGGCGGATGTGGCCATCAATCTGGCCGTGGCCTGCTTCGCCGTGGATCTGCTGGTGAATCGTGGGCAGCGCTCCTCCTGA
- a CDS encoding transglycosylase domain-containing protein — protein MTGTGFAGEDPRWDLHGHHYRIGRESGLEIRLDHPSVSRRHAVLQRLGRAWLLQDAGSTNGLWWRGRRVRELWLRDGDRVAFAPAEDPSAPVLVFHQAPSPFRRLPGAVSGALLAIALAGVSALTAGLLTTPVSRQLAGARGPLLLFDRTDQPLASPESEGGGDQRRLEDGSERLVRALLASEDDRFWWHPGLDPIGTTRALLTNISGGRVLEGGSTLTQQLARSLYPEQVGRSDTLSRKWRELLVALQLEARFSKETLLLAYLNRVYLGVGWGFDQAAQHYFGRPSAALSLEQAALLVGLLPSPNGHDPCRHPERALEARNRVLQKMADSGRLSHEAARQARRRPVELDAGACRPRQGLRQAPFYTDQVRRDLADLLGPAVADEGNFLIETHLDPSVQSAVEQQLERLLARAEGLGVSEGAVVVLDYRNGGILALAGGRDYRLSQFNRATMALRQPGSTFKLMPYLVALGEGLSPADGVDCSPLTWAGQTFGSSCSGRLSLRAAFAVSSNTAALRLARQVGLDQVLRQARDLGISTPLSPVPGLVLGQSEVTLLELTAAYAAVANDGVWHQPTTIRRLLDVEACPAGTVASCRESPERASLSLAAPRPVLRPDVARRMQELLRGVVRTGTGRAASLGGQEGGKTGTTNDSRDLLFVGYDPARHWAMGIWLGNDDNSPTRSSSALAASLWASIMREAGRPGAAAD, from the coding sequence ATCACCGGCACCGGTTTCGCAGGCGAGGATCCCCGCTGGGATCTGCACGGGCATCACTACCGCATCGGTCGTGAGAGCGGACTGGAGATCCGGCTCGACCACCCATCGGTCAGCCGTCGCCATGCCGTTCTGCAGCGGCTTGGGCGGGCCTGGCTGCTTCAGGATGCGGGGTCCACCAACGGTCTCTGGTGGCGCGGGCGACGGGTGCGCGAGCTGTGGCTGCGGGACGGGGATCGGGTGGCGTTCGCCCCGGCCGAGGACCCGTCGGCGCCGGTTCTGGTGTTCCATCAGGCGCCCTCTCCGTTCCGCCGCCTGCCGGGGGCGGTCTCAGGCGCCCTCCTGGCCATTGCACTGGCCGGCGTTTCGGCCCTGACGGCCGGCCTGCTCACCACGCCGGTGTCGCGGCAGCTGGCGGGGGCCCGCGGCCCCCTGCTGCTGTTCGATCGCACCGATCAGCCGCTGGCCTCGCCGGAATCCGAAGGCGGCGGCGATCAGCGCCGCCTCGAGGACGGGTCCGAACGGCTCGTGCGCGCTCTTCTGGCCAGTGAGGACGACCGCTTCTGGTGGCATCCGGGTCTCGATCCGATCGGCACCACCCGTGCCCTGCTCACCAACATCAGCGGCGGACGGGTGCTCGAGGGCGGCAGCACCCTCACCCAGCAGCTCGCCCGCAGCCTCTACCCGGAGCAGGTGGGACGCAGCGACACCCTCTCCCGCAAGTGGCGCGAACTGCTGGTGGCACTGCAGCTGGAAGCGCGCTTCAGCAAGGAGACCCTGCTGCTCGCTTACCTCAACCGGGTGTATCTGGGAGTGGGCTGGGGCTTCGATCAGGCCGCGCAGCATTACTTCGGCCGCCCGAGTGCAGCGCTCTCGCTCGAGCAGGCGGCCCTGCTGGTGGGGCTGCTGCCATCGCCCAACGGCCACGACCCCTGCCGCCATCCCGAGCGGGCCCTGGAGGCGCGCAACCGCGTGCTGCAGAAGATGGCCGACAGCGGCCGGCTCTCCCACGAGGCCGCCCGCCAGGCCAGGCGTCGCCCGGTGGAGCTGGATGCCGGCGCCTGCAGGCCCCGGCAGGGCCTGCGCCAGGCGCCCTTCTACACCGATCAGGTCCGGCGCGACCTGGCCGACCTGCTCGGGCCGGCCGTGGCCGATGAGGGCAATTTCCTGATCGAGACCCATCTCGATCCGTCCGTTCAGTCGGCGGTGGAGCAGCAGCTGGAGCGCCTGCTGGCTCGCGCTGAAGGGCTCGGGGTGAGCGAGGGCGCCGTTGTGGTGCTCGACTACCGCAACGGCGGCATCCTTGCTCTGGCGGGCGGGCGTGACTACCGCCTCAGTCAGTTCAACCGGGCCACCATGGCCCTGCGCCAGCCCGGCAGCACCTTCAAGCTGATGCCGTATCTGGTGGCTCTGGGCGAGGGCCTCTCGCCCGCCGATGGCGTCGACTGTTCGCCCCTGACCTGGGCCGGCCAGACCTTCGGGAGCTCCTGCAGCGGCCGGCTCAGCCTGCGCGCCGCCTTCGCGGTCAGCAGCAACACCGCGGCCCTGAGGCTGGCCCGGCAGGTGGGGCTCGATCAGGTGCTGCGCCAGGCCAGGGACCTGGGCATCAGCACGCCTCTGAGCCCGGTGCCCGGCCTGGTGCTCGGTCAGAGCGAAGTGACCCTGCTCGAGCTCACGGCGGCCTATGCCGCCGTGGCCAACGATGGTGTGTGGCATCAGCCCACCACCATCCGCCGCCTGCTGGATGTGGAAGCCTGCCCCGCCGGGACCGTGGCCTCCTGCCGTGAGTCTCCCGAGCGAGCGTCCCTCTCCCTGGCGGCCCCGCGACCGGTGCTCCGTCCGGATGTGGCGCGGCGGATGCAGGAGCTGCTGCGCGGCGTGGTGCGCACCGGCACCGGCCGCGCGGCCTCCCTGGGAGGCCAGGAGGGGGGGAAGACCGGCACCACCAACGACAGCCGCGATCTTCTGTTCGTCGGCTATGACCCGGCGCGGCACTGGGCCATGGGCATCTGGCTGGGCAACGACGACAACAGCCCCACCCGCAGCTCCAGCGCCCTGGCGGCATCGCTCTGGGCCTCGATCATGCGGGAGGCCGGCCGCCCCGGTGCCGCGGCGGACTGA
- a CDS encoding YcjF family protein translates to MKRPGLWWIAAGALLALVVLTLVLQAVNSLIWNLQLLLPAWMVGPLLLLVVGGCGLLLARWFWPRRNRLPWRASPSRTSAADTPPGEPLRSRREAAGRQLEGIDRVLDRVRDASEAERLRREARRVARDLERGDLELVVFGSGSSGKTSLIRALLQEVVGEVGAAMGSTDACSRYRLRLQGLDRGLVLVDTPGILEAGAEGLDREQRARHQASRADLLLVVVDADLRASEMAALRSLAALGKRLLLVLNKCDLRGEAEERRLRQRLAQRCGTLLEPADLVAVSAAPRPVPRPGQRPVQPEPELEELLNRIAELLHRDGEELIADNLLLQCRHLGRASRMLLARQRQEDAEDVVDRQAWISGGVLALTPLPGVDLLGTVAVQVQMVMEIARIHGVELSRDRATELALTLGRALAALGVLKGGVALIGSALTLSVPTLLLGRAVQGVAGAWLTRVAGRSLIVYFQQDQSWGDGGIQDVVQRQYDLNRRSEALAAFLDTALRRVVEPLRRRERQLPPQGRERQWPEPPGEPPAAADGADPGRRAR, encoded by the coding sequence ATGAAGCGTCCCGGCCTCTGGTGGATCGCGGCGGGCGCCCTGCTGGCCCTTGTGGTGCTGACGCTGGTGCTCCAGGCGGTCAACAGCCTGATCTGGAACCTGCAGCTGCTGCTGCCCGCCTGGATGGTGGGTCCCCTGCTGCTGCTGGTGGTCGGGGGCTGCGGCCTGCTGCTGGCCCGATGGTTCTGGCCACGCCGGAATCGGCTTCCCTGGCGGGCCTCACCTTCGCGGACGAGCGCCGCTGACACGCCCCCCGGCGAGCCGTTGCGCTCCCGCCGCGAGGCGGCCGGCCGGCAGCTGGAGGGCATCGACCGGGTTCTGGATCGGGTGCGTGATGCCTCGGAGGCCGAGCGCCTGCGCCGCGAGGCCCGGCGCGTGGCCAGGGACCTGGAGCGGGGTGATCTGGAACTGGTGGTGTTCGGCAGCGGCTCCAGCGGCAAGACCTCCCTGATCCGGGCCCTGCTGCAGGAGGTGGTGGGCGAGGTGGGCGCGGCGATGGGGTCCACCGATGCCTGCAGCCGCTATCGGCTGCGCCTGCAGGGGCTGGACCGGGGCCTGGTGCTGGTCGACACGCCGGGCATTCTCGAGGCCGGAGCGGAGGGCCTCGACCGGGAGCAGCGGGCCCGCCACCAGGCCAGTCGTGCCGATCTGCTGCTGGTGGTGGTGGATGCGGACCTGCGCGCCTCCGAGATGGCGGCCCTGCGCAGCCTCGCGGCCCTCGGCAAGCGTCTGCTGCTCGTGCTCAACAAGTGCGATCTGCGAGGCGAGGCGGAGGAGCGCCGGCTCCGGCAACGTCTGGCGCAGCGCTGCGGCACGCTTCTGGAGCCGGCCGATCTGGTGGCCGTGAGCGCCGCACCGCGGCCGGTTCCCCGCCCGGGACAGCGGCCCGTTCAGCCTGAGCCGGAACTGGAGGAGTTGCTGAACCGCATCGCTGAACTGCTTCACCGTGACGGTGAGGAGCTCATCGCCGACAACCTGCTGCTGCAGTGCCGCCACCTGGGCCGGGCCAGCCGGATGCTGCTGGCCCGGCAGCGACAGGAGGATGCCGAGGACGTGGTGGACCGTCAGGCCTGGATCAGCGGTGGCGTGCTGGCGCTCACGCCCCTGCCCGGCGTCGACCTGCTCGGCACGGTGGCCGTGCAGGTGCAGATGGTGATGGAGATCGCCCGGATCCACGGGGTGGAGCTCTCGCGTGACCGCGCCACCGAGCTGGCCCTGACGCTGGGGCGGGCCCTGGCGGCACTCGGGGTGCTGAAGGGCGGGGTGGCACTGATCGGGTCGGCCCTCACCCTCTCGGTGCCGACCCTTCTGCTGGGGCGCGCCGTCCAGGGGGTGGCCGGCGCCTGGCTCACCCGGGTGGCGGGCCGGAGTCTGATCGTCTACTTCCAGCAGGATCAGTCCTGGGGCGACGGCGGCATCCAGGACGTGGTTCAGCGCCAGTACGACCTGAACCGTCGCAGCGAGGCTCTGGCGGCCTTCCTGGACACCGCCCTGCGCCGGGTGGTGGAGCCCCTCAGGCGACGGGAGCGCCAGCTGCCGCCGCAGGGGAGGGAGCGCCAGTGGCCAGAGCCCCCAGGAGAGCCTCCGGCGGCGGCGGACGGAGCGGACCCCGGGCGTCGAGCACGCTGA
- a CDS encoding pitrilysin family protein — protein MSPFRPAARDGVWLHSHQGPAILAARLWLEGGSGGDPLGARGAHQLLAACLTRGCGDRDARAMAELVEGLGAALRCDAHEDALVLSLKCASDDASTLLPLLEAMVRRPRLDPDQVDLERDLTLQMLRRNREDPFQLALEQLRPLLYESGPYGHDPLGTEPGVAASDDALLAGLAHSLPDRPAVLVIDGVVDPGLESRLTELVSLPDRPLPAASDGPPPIPGDELAGSGCSVAIAPADTEQLVLMLGRASVPLGHPDDLALRLLDCHLGAGMSSRLFQVMREERGLAYDVGVQHAPRRGASPFVMSLSTGVERGEEACACLLEEWDRMGSVPLSARELDLAVAKFRGQLAHARQTCSQRADRTALLLTHGLPLDFDDQQLEAAAHLTPEAVMASARRWLSRPMLSICGPQPEAEALLSSLPPGWNAASPAP, from the coding sequence GTGAGCCCGTTCCGACCGGCGGCGCGCGACGGGGTGTGGCTGCACAGCCATCAGGGCCCGGCCATCCTGGCGGCGCGGCTCTGGCTGGAGGGAGGCAGTGGTGGTGATCCCCTCGGCGCCAGGGGCGCCCATCAGCTGCTGGCGGCCTGCCTCACCCGGGGCTGCGGAGACCGCGATGCCCGGGCCATGGCCGAGCTGGTGGAGGGCCTGGGTGCCGCGCTGCGCTGCGACGCCCACGAGGACGCCCTGGTGCTCAGCCTCAAGTGCGCTAGTGATGACGCCTCGACCCTGCTGCCGCTGCTGGAGGCCATGGTGCGGCGGCCCCGGCTGGATCCGGACCAGGTGGATCTGGAGCGCGATCTGACCCTGCAGATGCTGCGCCGGAACAGGGAGGATCCGTTCCAGCTCGCGCTTGAGCAGCTCCGGCCTCTGCTCTATGAGTCCGGCCCCTACGGCCACGACCCCCTGGGTACGGAGCCGGGTGTGGCGGCCAGTGACGACGCCCTGCTGGCCGGGCTGGCCCACTCCCTGCCGGACCGGCCGGCGGTGCTCGTGATCGACGGTGTGGTGGACCCCGGCCTCGAATCCCGCCTCACTGAACTGGTGTCGCTTCCCGACCGGCCCCTGCCCGCGGCCTCGGACGGGCCGCCCCCGATCCCGGGCGACGAGCTTGCAGGCAGCGGCTGCAGCGTGGCCATCGCCCCGGCTGACACCGAGCAGCTCGTGCTGATGCTCGGCCGGGCCAGCGTCCCTCTGGGCCATCCGGACGACCTGGCCCTGCGACTGCTCGACTGCCACCTGGGCGCAGGCATGTCGTCGCGTCTGTTCCAGGTGATGCGGGAAGAGCGGGGTCTGGCCTACGACGTGGGCGTGCAGCACGCCCCCCGCCGGGGTGCCTCCCCGTTCGTGATGAGCCTCTCGACCGGGGTGGAGCGGGGCGAGGAGGCCTGCGCCTGTCTGCTGGAGGAGTGGGATCGGATGGGCAGCGTTCCCCTGTCCGCGCGCGAGCTGGACCTGGCGGTGGCCAAGTTCCGCGGGCAGCTGGCCCACGCCAGGCAGACCTGCAGCCAGAGAGCCGATCGAACGGCCCTGCTGCTGACCCATGGCCTGCCGCTGGACTTTGACGATCAGCAGCTGGAGGCCGCCGCCCACCTGACTCCGGAGGCGGTGATGGCCTCCGCCCGGCGCTGGCTCAGCCGGCCGATGCTCAGCATCTGTGGCCCGCAGCCTGAGGCCGAGGCTCTGCTCAGCTCCCTTCCTCCCGGCTGGAACGCAGCCAGCCCTGCTCCATGA
- a CDS encoding DUF3148 domain-containing protein gives MDETKQLSPGDRVRLSAVLPYLKTADPMPMLRPSDLVSLDEEGQVLELRATGTLAVRFRRGTFLMEQGWLRSSREEGS, from the coding sequence GTGGACGAGACCAAGCAGCTCTCCCCGGGCGATCGGGTGCGGCTCAGCGCCGTTCTGCCCTATCTGAAGACGGCGGACCCCATGCCCATGCTCCGGCCCTCCGACCTGGTGAGCCTCGATGAGGAGGGGCAGGTGCTGGAACTCAGGGCGACCGGAACACTGGCTGTGCGCTTCCGCCGCGGCACCTTTCTCATGGAGCAGGGCTGGCTGCGTTCCAGCCGGGAGGAAGGGAGCTGA
- a CDS encoding allophycocyanin subunit beta, with product MRDAVTGLIGRYDLQGRHLDNEAIASVRGYYNQATTRLKAVECINREAAEIVREASQRLFLEDPELLLPGGNAYTTRRLAACLRDMDYFLRYGSYALIAGDPTILNERVLNGLDDTYKSLGVPTGPTVRSMVLMADVLCELLLDEGVPSEDLSIVREPFDHMARGLAQCNLRAR from the coding sequence ATGCGTGATGCCGTCACTGGTCTGATCGGTCGCTACGACCTTCAGGGCCGCCACCTCGACAACGAGGCCATCGCATCCGTCCGCGGCTACTACAACCAGGCCACCACCCGGCTCAAAGCCGTAGAGTGCATCAACCGCGAGGCGGCCGAAATCGTTCGGGAGGCCAGTCAGCGCCTGTTCCTTGAGGATCCCGAACTGCTTCTCCCCGGCGGCAACGCCTACACCACCCGCCGGCTGGCGGCGTGTCTGCGGGACATGGACTATTTCCTGCGCTATGGCAGCTACGCGCTGATCGCCGGCGACCCCACCATCCTCAACGAGCGGGTGCTGAACGGCCTCGACGACACCTATAAGAGCCTGGGGGTGCCCACGGGACCCACGGTGCGCAGCATGGTGCTGATGGCGGATGTGCTCTGCGAGCTGCTCCTGGATGAGGGCGTGCCCTCCGAAGATCTCTCCATCGTGCGCGAGCCCTTCGATCACATGGCCCGGGGCCTGGCTCAGTGCAACCTCAGGGCCCGCTGA
- a CDS encoding alanine--glyoxylate aminotransferase family protein codes for MSVPPIAHPVNSSHRSRLAPLALPERLLLGPGPSNADPVVLDALARPPIGHLDPAYVALMGEVQELLRYAWQTDNRLTLPMSGTGSAAMEATLANTVERGDTVLVAVKGYFGLRLADMASRYGAHVVTISCPWGEAFSLEALEAALDEHRPAILAIVHAETSTGVCQPMEGIGDLCRRHGTLLLLDTVTSLGAVPVHLDAWGVDMAYSCSQKGLSCPPGLGPFTMGPRAEAKLASRGGKVPNWYLDVSLLNQYWGSDRVYHHTAPVNMNFGIREALRLLADEGLEQAWQRHRANAERLWSGLERLGLELHVAEPLRLPSLTTVRIPQGVDGKAFSQHLLNSHGIEVGGGLGELAGRIWRIGLMGYNSRQENVDRLLNLFEQELPAFRSSTPVAAAVA; via the coding sequence TTGTCAGTTCCTCCCATTGCCCATCCGGTCAACAGCAGCCATCGCTCCAGGCTCGCCCCTCTCGCCCTGCCTGAGCGCCTGCTGCTGGGTCCAGGCCCCTCCAACGCCGATCCGGTGGTGCTCGATGCGCTGGCCCGACCACCCATCGGCCACCTGGACCCGGCCTACGTGGCGCTGATGGGTGAGGTCCAGGAGCTGCTGCGCTACGCCTGGCAGACCGACAACCGCCTCACCCTGCCCATGAGCGGAACGGGCAGCGCGGCCATGGAAGCCACCCTGGCCAACACGGTCGAGCGGGGTGACACGGTGCTGGTGGCCGTGAAGGGCTATTTCGGCCTCCGCCTGGCCGACATGGCCAGCCGCTACGGGGCCCACGTCGTCACCATCAGTTGCCCCTGGGGAGAGGCCTTCAGCCTGGAGGCGCTCGAGGCGGCCCTTGATGAGCACCGGCCCGCCATCCTGGCCATCGTTCACGCCGAAACCTCCACCGGGGTCTGCCAGCCGATGGAGGGCATCGGCGACCTCTGCCGCCGCCACGGCACCCTGCTCCTGCTCGACACCGTCACATCCCTGGGCGCGGTGCCGGTCCACCTGGATGCCTGGGGCGTCGACATGGCCTACAGCTGCAGTCAGAAAGGCCTGAGCTGCCCCCCGGGCCTGGGACCCTTCACGATGGGGCCGAGGGCCGAGGCCAAGCTCGCCTCCCGCGGCGGCAAGGTGCCCAACTGGTATCTCGATGTGTCGTTGCTCAACCAGTACTGGGGCAGCGACCGCGTCTACCACCACACGGCGCCGGTGAACATGAACTTCGGCATCCGCGAGGCGCTGCGGCTGCTCGCCGACGAAGGACTCGAGCAGGCCTGGCAGCGGCATCGCGCCAATGCCGAGCGCCTCTGGAGCGGCCTGGAGCGACTCGGTCTCGAGCTGCACGTGGCCGAACCGCTGCGTCTGCCCAGCCTCACCACCGTCCGCATCCCCCAGGGGGTGGACGGCAAGGCCTTCAGCCAGCACCTGCTCAACAGCCATGGCATCGAAGTGGGCGGCGGACTGGGCGAGCTCGCCGGCCGGATCTGGCGCATCGGGCTGATGGGCTACAACAGCCGCCAGGAGAATGTCGACCGTCTGCTCAACCTGTTCGAGCAGGAGCTCCCGGCGTTTCGGTCCTCGACTCCCGTTGCTGCCGCCGTCGCCTGA
- a CDS encoding biotin transporter BioY: MRALVTWSGALCGVLLILLGSMVPAALAFPDRTGQLQLLELPTTLQVPALLLTALLCGPRGAFLAAVAYLTVGLWQLPVFTGGGSGSYLLNPEFGFLAGFLPAAWVTGRLARQPGMEDPLALTGAAVVGLLVMQLCGALNLVLGHLLGRWNEPLGAMLYTYALGPLWGQLLVCCAIGVVALPLRRLLLVDT, from the coding sequence ATGCGAGCCCTGGTGACCTGGAGTGGAGCCCTCTGCGGGGTGCTGCTGATCCTCCTTGGCAGCATGGTGCCCGCGGCACTGGCCTTCCCTGATCGCACCGGTCAGCTGCAGCTGCTCGAGCTGCCCACCACCCTCCAGGTGCCCGCCCTGCTGCTCACCGCGCTGCTGTGCGGTCCGAGAGGGGCCTTTCTGGCCGCGGTGGCCTATCTGACGGTGGGCCTGTGGCAGCTGCCGGTCTTCACCGGTGGCGGCAGCGGCAGCTACCTGCTCAATCCCGAGTTCGGCTTTCTGGCCGGCTTCCTGCCCGCGGCCTGGGTCACCGGGCGCCTCGCCCGCCAGCCCGGCATGGAGGACCCCCTCGCTCTGACGGGCGCCGCCGTGGTCGGCCTCTTGGTGATGCAGCTGTGCGGGGCGCTGAACCTGGTGCTGGGCCATCTGCTGGGTCGCTGGAATGAGCCCCTCGGCGCCATGCTCTACACCTACGCCCTCGGCCCCCTCTGGGGTCAGCTGCTGGTGTGCTGCGCCATCGGCGTGGTGGCTCTGCCGCTGCGGCGTCTGCTGCTGGTGGACACGTGA
- a CDS encoding nucleoside deaminase, translating into MTRLLRQARRCGMGGEIPVAAAVLDARGRCLGWGSNRREQDQDPLGHAELVALRQAARLRRDWRFNDCTLLVTLEPCPMCAGALVQARLGAVLYGSADPKRGGLGGTLDLSRHPSAHHHMRVEGGVEAEASRQLLQSWFRRRRQQRESRTETPGAPARTG; encoded by the coding sequence ATGACCCGTCTGCTGCGGCAGGCCCGCCGCTGCGGCATGGGCGGAGAGATTCCCGTCGCTGCGGCGGTGCTCGATGCCCGGGGCCGCTGCCTGGGCTGGGGCAGCAACCGGCGTGAGCAGGACCAGGACCCCCTGGGCCATGCGGAGCTGGTCGCCCTCCGGCAGGCGGCACGCCTGCGCCGGGACTGGCGATTCAATGACTGCACGCTGCTGGTGACCCTGGAGCCCTGCCCGATGTGCGCGGGGGCCCTGGTTCAGGCCCGTCTCGGCGCCGTGCTCTACGGCAGTGCCGATCCCAAGCGCGGCGGCCTGGGCGGCACGCTCGATCTGAGCCGCCACCCGAGCGCCCATCACCACATGCGGGTTGAAGGCGGTGTGGAGGCGGAGGCGTCGCGCCAGCTGCTGCAGAGCTGGTTCAGGCGACGGCGGCAGCAACGGGAGTCGAGGACCGAAACGCCGGGAGCTCCTGCTCGAACAGGTTGA